The following are encoded in a window of Centroberyx gerrardi isolate f3 chromosome 1, fCenGer3.hap1.cur.20231027, whole genome shotgun sequence genomic DNA:
- the cebpg gene encoding CCAAT/enhancer-binding protein gamma translates to MSRPSQPKLTAADHNGVSVIQSQAHVGGAPAASSSLPPPVSGLQQVPQLVPVNPASGGGKAVPPSKMKKPPADKDSDEYRQRRERNNLAVKKSRMRSKQKAQDTQQRVNELKEENERLEAKIKLLSKELSVLKDLFLEHAHNLADNVQPPGGAEGSSPASNNNNNSNGQ, encoded by the coding sequence ATGAGCAGGCCGTCGCAGCCGAAGCTAACCGCGGCAGACCACAACGGCGTGAGCGTCATCCAGAGCCAGGCCCACGTCGGCGGAGCCCCCGCAGCCTCCTCGTCCCTGCCGCCGCCCGTCTCGGGTCTGCAACAGGTTCCCCAGCTCGTCCCCGTGAACCCGGCGTCCGGAGGCGGCAAGGCCGTCCCGCCCAGCAAGATGAAGAAGCCTCCGGCGGACAAAGACAGCGACGAGTACAGACAGCGGCGCGAACGCAACAACCTGGCGGTGAAGAAGAGCCGCATGCGCAGCAAGCAGAAGGCTCAGGACACGCAGCAGCGCGTCAACGAGCTGAAGGAGGAGAACGAGCGGCTGGAGGCCAAGATCAAACTGCTGAGCAAAGAGCTGAGCGTGCTCAAAGACCTGTTCCTGGAACACGCCCACAACCTGGCCGACAACGTCCAGCCGCCGGGGGGCGCCGAGGGCTCCAGCCCCgcctccaacaacaacaacaacagtaacggCCAGTGA